A single region of the Branchiostoma lanceolatum isolate klBraLanc5 chromosome 1, klBraLanc5.hap2, whole genome shotgun sequence genome encodes:
- the LOC136429297 gene encoding NADPH oxidase 4-like, with protein MVRSVRNWAANDAPTYFALLLWIAANVLVFHRTFTEYMYEPRYYYLHEMLGLGLCVSRASASVLNLNCGLILLPMCRTVLAVIRGSTQCVGRKARRVLDGSRKFHMLCGAAICVAAATHSLGHFYNALNFSEHYNVKYPGVNAASHPKQDPIQVLLPTVPGLTGVAMVLLLLLIVSTSSLAIRTGNYELFWYTHHLFLILYCLMLLHPMRGVLKEQLNLDEHPPGCHMLMDKAGSNYTLNVAPEPEPEPEAYIGLMPESEPLPEGSTDEFGRVVTCKGPPTFHTHAVEVWVWLVGPFCLYCAERVYRLVRSNSPAAISGIIEHPDDVVEVQLTKEGFGAKPGQYVVVNCPDVSTLEYHPFTLTMCPSSRDPTFSIHLQKMGDWTESLYEHLLPDADETDESLPVMVRRQYPTLYVDGPFGSPSENVFHYDVSLCIAGGIGITPFASVLNHLLNEGTKSSRLRRLYLIWVCKNITSFLWIAQVLCSLQRQAWNENRPDFLNIYLHLTRSRDVQILEREYPFLNSRVHVGRPQWRHIFDEVARYNPSTTVGVFLCGPKGMSKGIKRICLKKNKFHTKFEFHKENF; from the exons ATGGTTAGATCTGTCCGCAACTGGGCTGCAAACGATGCACCTACCTACTTCGCCCTG CTCCTGTGGATCGCTGCCAACGTCCTGGTCTTCCACCGCACCTTCACCGAGTACATGTACGAGCCCAGGTACTACTACCTGCACGAGATGCTAGGG CTGGGCCTGTGTGTGTCCCGCGCGTCCGCCTCGGTCCTGAACCTGAACTGCGGTCTCATCCTGCTGCCCATGTGCAGAACCGTCCTGGCGGTCATCAGGGGGTCAACACAG TGCGTTGGACGGAAGGCACGACGGGTTCTAGATGGCAGTCGGAAGTTCCACATGCTGTGTGGTGCAGCTATCTGTGTGGCCGCCG CCACACACAGTCTGGGGCACTTCTACAACGCCCTGAACTTCTCGGAACATTACAACGTGAAGTATCCAGGTGTTAATGCTGCATCGCATCCCAAACAG GACCCAATACAGGTGCTACTTCCAACAG TTCCTGGACTGACCGGCGTTGCTATGGTCCTGCTATTGCTGCTGATCGTCAGCACGTCCTCCCTGGCCATCCGGACCGGAAACTACGAGCTGTTCTGGTACACGCACCACCTCTTCCTCATCCTCTACTGCCTCATGCTGCTGCATCCCATGCG CGGGGTATTGAAAGAGCAACTGAACTTGGACGAGCACCCACCTGGCTGCCACATGCTCATGGACAAAGCGGGATCGAATTACACCTTGAACGTGGCTCCagaacctgaacctgaaccagAGGCGTACATCGGACTAATGCCGGAGTCAGAGCCACTGCCTGAAGGGAGTACCGATGAATTTGGACGAGTAGTCACGTGCAAAGGGCCGCCTACGTTCCACACTCATGCGGTTGAG GTCTGGGTGTGGCTGGTGGGTCCGTTTTGCCTGTACTGTGCCGAGAGGGTGTACCGCCTGGTGCGGAGTAACTCCCCAGCAGCCATCTCCGGCATCATCGAGCACCCTGATGACGTGGTGGAGGTGCAGCTCACTAAGGAAGGCTTCGGGGCCAAACCAGGGCAG TACGTGGTCGTTAACTGCCCGGACGTCTCAACTCTGGAGTATCATCCTTTCACACTTACTATG TGTCCATCGTCAAGAGATCCAACATTCAGTATCCACCTTCAGAAAATGGGAGACTGGACAG AATCCCTGTATGAGCATCTACTGCCAGATGCAGACGAAACAGACGAGAGTTTACCAGTGATGGTGCGCAGGCAGTACCCAAC ACTGTACGTCGATGGTCCGTTCGGCAGTCCGAGTGAAAACGTGTTCCACTATGACGTCAGCCTGTGTATAGCGGGTGGAATCGGCATCACACCTTTTGCTTCCGTTCTCAACCATCTATT AAACGAAGGCACCAAGTCGTCCAGACTGAGACGGTTGTACCTGATCTGGGTTTGCAAAAACATCACGTCTTTTCTGTGGATCGCACAGGTTCTATGTTCCCTACAACGGCAG GCATGGAATGAAAACAGGCCAGATTTTCTGAATATCTACCTACATTTAACACGAAGCAGAGATGTACAG ATACTGGAGAGAGAATACCCGTTCCTGAACAGCCGTGTTCACGTGGGGCGGCCGCAGTGGAGACATATCTTCGACGAGGTGGCCAGATATAACCCAAG CACGACAGTAGGAGTGTTTCTATGCGGACCTAAAGGCATGTCCAAAGGCATCAAGAGGATATGTCTGAAGAAAAACAAGTTCCACACAAAGTTTGAATTTCACAAGGAGAACTTTTGA